The DNA region GGAAGCCTCTTTGACTTTGGTGTGTTCTACAAATATATCACTTcctgtaatttgttttgttttgggatggATTCTCTTTGTAGTGCTGGCTGGCTTAGATTATATAGTGATGTGTATAGTTAatgctagccttgaatttatggtGTCTTTTGTctgccaactgctgggattacaagggtgcAACACCGCTGACTTACCGTCCATCAAGGTTGGTATGCACTGCGTCGATGCGGCAGTAGCCTTTAGCTTTTGCACAGTGGCCATTAGGCTTAAGCCACATGCATCTTTCTCTGCTGAGCCACTGCACTGGGCCTGATTTTAGTTAATCACAAATGTCCCTAATAAGACACTGAAACTGGGTATGGGGGCTCACAGCCTGCAATCTCAGCTACTGGGaacactgaggcagggggatagctgaggacatggctcagtggccgAGTACACGGATTGTAGCAGCAGGCTCTGAGGCTCTGTCCCAGTGCCGCAGACaagcaaagggaaggaaaagctACCAGAACCACACAGAAAAGTGCAGGGTGGTAAGGAGTCCCCACTGACTGCAGACTCCCTTCCTCTCCACAGTCTTGACAATTATATAGATTGCACATTTTCTAAGAGCTATATGGGGCCAAAAGGCACgcacacaagtgtgcacaggACCCTCTCAAGGACACTGTAGGTGGCCAGCCCACACACATTCCTGGCCTGCACACACTAAATCGAGTTTTGTGACTGATGTGACTGATGACAGTCACATCACTGTTTTCAGTAGTGCTCCTACAGTAACTACTTCCTACCAATGGAGTTCCCCCTTTGTTCCCAGTCTCCAGTTATGAACCGTGCTCTAACAAGCAGCCTACCCAGACTGAATTTAAATGTGGCATAAATATCACACGGGATACGCCTTGGAAAATAGTATACGCACATACAATTAACATCAGTGTTCTTAAATTGCCTTCCAGagtgccaggtgtgatggcgcaggcctgaaatcccagcacagggggaCCAAGTGAGGACAACGGGTTGGATTGAAGCAGGGGGATCACCAGGAGTCAACATCAGCAAGGGATCCAAAGAGAGACTGTTTTAAACAACGATGACCCCGCCCCCAAAAGTGAGTGTCCTTTTCAGGGCTTTGTACTTTTTGTTTCCACCAACTCCCAGTGTATGAGGGTGTTTCTCAAATCCGGACTAATTTGATAAGTCTTTTGTCAGCTGCAAcacaagatgagaaaaaaaaaaaaagtctcactaATTTGATTTACATTTAATCCGAGGTTGGATTTTTAAGCTTTGACCACTTTAAAATCAAGTTTCGTTGTATCATCAGTTTGTGACCAGGCAGAGATCCTACTAGACAGCAAGGCAGTCAAGTGATGTGTCTAATTCTTTGCTCTGAAGCAATACGAGGAAGAGAAAATTTAGTAACCGCGACTTTAAGGACGATCCTATCGGGAGAGTCATATAAAATGCTTTGGGTTTGTTGCTTCTGGGTATCAGGAAGAGGCATGCTCTGGTGGTATGCTGCACGTAGTTAGGTAGCTTCAGTGGAACTGGACCTGTGTTGTCAGAATGGAATTAAACCTCATTGGAGGAGGGCTGgctatctggtttttttttttgttttgttttttgtaagacAGCATCTCACACAGCTAAACCCAGGCTAATCTTGAGCTCCCAATCTCCTTTCTCTATCTCCCGATTGCCtgggccttttattttatttatttatttatttatttatttatttatttatttatttatgaaaatgttaGCAATGGGAATGTATGCCACGGGGCTTGTTCCATGCTTTATGCGCACATTTTAAAGCGCTCCCCCCTcggttattttattttgaagaacCCACAAGCCAGGACAGGACTACACGCATGGATCCTCAAATCAGGCCGCTGGATGTTCGCCAAGGGACCTTGAGCCATCCAGGAGATATTGTAAAGCCAGAGAAAGATAGACTCCCTTATCTTAAGCGGCGGCGGCGCGGGGCTGGGGGGTGGTGTCGCGACAGGCCCCTACTCttgtaatatttaagaaaatatgccTCTCCCCTCTCCAGGTCCCGTTCTATCCTAATGTCTTTTAAAGAGCTTTgcacgtttaaaaaaaaaaaaaaaaaaaaaaaaaaaagtgaggagcTAGGAAGAACCTGGGAGCAAGGCGACACCCaagtcccacccacccccttcccGATCTATGGGGAGGTCACGCAGCGCACCGCTTTTTGTGCGGGCTTCCCCGGACCTGCTCCTGGGCAGCTGGGGATTACATCCTCGAAGTGCGGCCCAGGGCAGGTCGGGAGGCGTACTAGGGGAGCCCCCGGACCTCCCGGGCTCGGATTTCTGCGTCCCTGCCCGCGCGGCATCCCCCTCCCCGCCGCTGCGGCTGGCGCGCGCCCCGCCTGACGCTGCAGCTGGGCCGGCGACTCGCCATTGGATTAAAAATAGCAGCTCCCGCCCGCCGGGGCAAGGGCCGAGCCTCCCAAGTCTGAGCCGATCCCTAGCCGGCGCGGCCGCTGAGCCTAGGTCCGGTTCTCCCGCCGCGTCGCGCTCTTCCCCAGGCCGGCTGCGCGCGGTGGCCATGCAGCGACGGGGCGCCCTGTTCAGCGTGCCGGGCGGCGGCAGGAAAATGGCTGCAGGGGACTTGGGCGAGCTGCTGGTGCCGCACATGCCCACGATCCGCGTGCCCAGGTCCGGGGACCGCGTCTACAAGAACGAGTGCGCCTTTTCCTACGACTCCCCGGTAAGGAAGATCCTAGGCGTAGTCGCTCAGCTGGCGGCCTGGAAAACAGGGTAGCGCGCAGGGCAGGGGACCCGATGAGTTGCGGGCCCCGGACCTcgttctctttctgtttctcctccccCTGGCGCAGGATTTGGCGCGCCTtactcccaccccctcccccgggCACCAAGTGAGCACGCCTCGGGCTGCGGCGGCCGAAGATTGGGTCCTCTGGGGCCTTTACTCCGCTAGCCTGCGGCTGGGCTGCCGGGCCCCAGATCCTCAGCATTCCGCCTAAAGCCCCAGCACCGAGAAAGGCAAAGAAGAGTTAGTCCAGGGTTCCGAGCAGCTCTCTCGGGTGACAGAGGGCGGGGATGTGGTGGGTGAAGAGTCAGTCCCTTTAGCCTGCGGCGcgcacagtctctctctctctctctcttctctctctctctctctctctctctctctctctctcctctctctcctctctctctctctcccctctctctcttctctctctcccctctctcttctctctctctctctctctctctctctctctctctctctctctctctctctctctctctctctctctctctctctctctctctctctctctctctctctctctctctctctctctcccgccccgGGGGGGTTCCACTGCGGGACAATGCTGACGGCCTCTGAGCTCGCCTCCCCCTCCATTCCCCACCCTCGTCCTTTCTGGCCATGGCCAGGTCCGGTGGTCCCACTAAGGCAGCAGAAATAAGAGATCTGTCTCTGGCTTATGATGGCTCCCTAAAGCCTTACTCAAATCTTTCCCTTCTAAGTGAGTCACTGGGCTGACTGTGCGCTATGTGAATTATTAAAAGTTCACTCCTGAATCGTGACcctgcaggagggaggggaagttaAGCGGCATCCTAGCCCTCCACCTGGAAGGTTTTCATCCGGGTGGAGGTTGTGAGATTGTGAAAACCTGTAAGGCAGAAGCAGCATGAAATGCCCCCTTCAGTAGTCAAAATGGGCTTCAAAGTGACTCAGCTGTCTGGCAGCTATCTGTCTTTTTGAGGACCGGGCTATTTTTATCCCTCCACTTTGCATCTCATATGTCACCCAGCAGATCTTGGGGCATCCCGAGGTGCAtgggctggaggcagagacaggttaaGAGATGTTGCCCAACATATTTTATTCTTAGAATATAGAGAGTTattgggggggagggttgggaAGGACCCCAACTGAAATGCAAAATCTCAGAAGTTTCCTTTGATTTggggtggttgagagcactgcttTGTTTGGTATACTTTAGAGTGATGGCGTTGTTGTCTTTGGGGACCAAACCTCACTGATTCGTTAACTATTTATTTTCGTATCTTTAAAAGAGACCCAGGTAGAGTGGAGCGAAAGATTATATTCAGTAGTTAGCGTATTTTGACGACATTAGTCACAGTGACCGTTCACACAAGCCATTGGAACCTGTTACCTACAACGTTCTTGGAAAGGCCACTTTTTAGGTTGTGTGGACCCTCTGGGGTAGGTTACAGGAAAAACACCCGAGAGTGGAGCATGGCTAGCTTAAGCCAGGGACAGACTGCAGACACAGTAAGGTGGCCTGACTCCTCAGGACGAATAAAATGGCTTTCTCAATGGTGGACTGGTTGGTTTTCAAGCTCTGCTCATAGACTCTTACTTCAGGCAGGTGTGAGAAAAAGCCGGTTGTAACTGGTTTCCACAGATAGgagctgtctctctgtgtcactctaGTAGCTTTTTGTCCATGTAAGCGATGATTTCATGTGTGTTGCCATGTTCCTTGAGGGAGACTGTTTACAGGCTATGAATCATCCTGTTTCGTTATCTGTATTTCAGGGAAGATGACGTGGGCTTGTCACTGATAATTTAAAGCACGGTGCCTGATAGTGAGAAGTCGTTTCCCGAGGGACTTTATCGGTTTATTGAGGATCCAGTGTTTTCTGTGAAATTAACTtagtgccagctcacacatgtgAGAAACACAGCTGGATAGTGCCAAACACAGCAAAAACTTTCATTCCTAAGTGCCAAGGGACTTTGAGAGAAAGGTCAAAACCAGTTATATTGAGGTGGGGGAAGACATTTTCCTTTCAGACAGTTTTGAAAAAGCTCCTAGCTAGAGATGATGAAAGACAAAGTAGGTGGACATTCCAAGCAAGTGGAATTATATGGGCAAATACACAAAGCACAGATATTTCCTTCTTGTTTGCTTATAATGTGTGGTAGATTTCTGCCTGGTAGGATAAAACCCCTGACAGGAGCAGCCGCTGAGAGGTAAGATTTACGTTGCCTCACTGTGTAGTCTATGTTAGAGGGGAGGGCGTGGTGGAACAGCTAGGAGTGTGTGGCCGCTCAGGGAAGCGGAAGGCTCAGGCCACCGTCAGAAGCAGATATGACCCCCAGTGACCCATTTCTACTAGTCAGAGTAGAGCAAAGGTTCTGCCACCCCCATCCTTAACAGTGCCACCATCTGGGGCAtggggtgggcatggggtgtgGTGTTGGGGATGGCCTCAAATCATGGCACCAAataagaaagaagtagaaagaaggcCTTGAATCCCGAAAAAGGGCTTGATTTTCATTAatgtatttgtttggttttggtgctgGCTTTTAACTCAGGACTTTATACACACTAACCTCATACTCAGCCATTGAACTGTATCTTGGTTGTAGGTCCTTATACAAGCTAAACAAGCGCTCTGCCAGTGAGCTATGTCCCCATATGTCTTTTTATGTCACCTATatctttttataatttgaaatagggtctcaatGGATTGCTGAGGCAACTTAAACTTAttctgaagcccaggctgaccttgaacttgagatttTTCTACTTCAGCTTCCTAAATAGCTGGGATCTGTGCCTGGGCTtagaaagctattttattttattttttaaagaaattatttcattgattaatgtgtgtgtgtgtgtgtgtgtgtgtgtgtgtgtgtgtgtgtatgtctgtgtgtgtgcatgtgtgtgtgtatgtgcatgtgtatgtgtgtgtgtgtgtgtgtgtatgtctgtgtgtgtgcatgtgtgtgtatgtgcatgtgtatgtgtgtgtgtgtgtgtgtgtgtgtgcacgtgtatgcacatgcttgtgtgtgtgtgtcttgcttgTTGAGGTTGGAGCACTACCTGCTGCCTGAACAGAAAAGGGTGCGCTTCTGCTGCCATCACTTGATTTTGGCTCTAAAAAAGCTACTTTTAGGGTAACATGGCTTCATGcgtgttatggtttgaatatgaaacatCCTTTCGGGTTCATCTGTAAGGGGATTATTCCCCAGCTTATGGCATGGCCGTTTTGGGAGAGTCTGGAAACTTCAGGACATTAGATGTAGCAAAGGAAGTGAGTTGCTGGGGGTGGGTCTTCGTCGGGAGTCTTGCTCTTGGCTTGTTCCTAGTTCTCTCTGCTCCTATCTGCCATGAGATATAAAGCACCTCTACCACACTCCTACCACTGTGGGGTCTCTGCTCAAGTGCATGGGGCCACACGACCACAAGCAAGATAGATTATAACCCCTCCGCTCCAGTTGTCCCCTCAGCGTTTTAGATACAGTGATGGAAAGTAGCTACTGCAAAGTAAGGCTGAAGGAAGACAGTGAGTCCAAGTGTCTGTATCGTGGACGACGGACCAGGCTGTAGGCACAGTCGTAAGAGCTTTGAAGGCTGAGGTGTGAAGGGCGGTGTGACGCTCAGCTGATCTCAGcactccccacttccctcccacAGAGCTTAGTACAGAGTTGATGCTGAAGGTAAGTTGGATCCCCGACCTCTTTGGTTTTGCCCGGGTCTAACCTCTGGCCTCAGCGTCGTTCAGTTCAACTCCACTTGATGTGGTTCATCTCACAGGTCTGTAATGTCCTTTCTAGTGGAGCGGGATGTCAGATACTGTGCTGAAAATTTTGTGAGGCCAAGAGAGGGCATTGTGCTGGGTCCCTCATCTACTCACTGCCTTCACGCACCCAACGTGGTGCTCTCTGGTGCTGCGTTGTTCCTTTGTGCTGTGTCCCTCCTTCTCAGGTCTAGTCAGGCCAGGCTTTTCACTGTGCAACACTCATTCCCTTGTCTGATGCTGCTTTCCCCTTGTGATCACTTACCAAGGCTCTTTCTCATCTGTTTCTGACACCATCGTGTCCTGCAGTGCCTACGCTGCACAGTCTGTGTGGTACACAGGCTCTTGCACTTAGGTCTCGCCTCTTCCatactcattttctttctatttaatttattctttaattctttctttttttaaaaaaaatatttatttattacttatacagtattcagagggcaccagatctcattacaaatggttacgaatcaccatgtggttgctgggaattgaactcaggacctttggaagaacagccagtgctcttaacctctgagccatctctccagccctatccctttaattcttatttttgaaacatttactAGGTGTGAGGTCTTGGACGAAGTCGGAGGTTCTGTTCAGGACATACCACTCTCCTCTGATTGCAGAGCGAGCTTCTTGTCTGTCCCTTGTTGTCTTAACCATCGTTTGTGTTGTTATAACAAAATCCCTCACAAAAATCCATTTTGGCTTGCTGTCGAGGGTGCAGTCCTTTTGAGGTGGCCgggaagtcatggtggcaggggTTCGAAGAAGCTTGCGTCCACAGGCAGGAACAGGGCAGTGGACGCTGGTGTTcagttgcttttcttattttcattcagTCTAGAACCCCAGCACATGGGATAGCCACCCACATCTCCCCACCACAGTGAACCCAAACGAGTAAGTCCCCTCCCAGCCATGGTGAgctttgtctcctaggtgatgccGGGTCCTGTCAAATTGGCAGTGAATGTTAACGGTCACACTGGCCTTATCTTGGATCACTGAAAAGAGCAGGCTTCGGAGAAGGCAGGCTGTGTTGGCAAGTTGtctgagggaaaggaaagggtagTGACATGGAGCCCTGGCTTACCAGCCTGCAGCTGGCAACAGGCCCCAGGAGGGGATGCTGTGGGATGCACCTCCAGCCTTCCACTTGAGGTGCAGAAGAGGGGAGGATatttgtcttctggcctcccccCCTGTCCCTGCTAGGCCAAGTGTTGATCCAGGACACACCCCTCGCTTTCCAGCTCAGCATTTGTTCTGGAAGCCTTCTTCAGCACCCTAGGCtttcaggagcagcagcagcagcagcagctgagaggagCCATTCGGCAGCTCATGGTGCTGCCCAAGGCGTGAGGGAAGGAAGAACTGTCCTGGAACCTCTTTCCAGTAGCAGGGCTGTTTGTCAATGAGAAACTTCTCTTCCGTTTCCCGAGGGTCTCTGATGGCTGGGTCTGTCTTCCCAGGAGACAGGTGGAGAAGGGCCTGGTAGTCATGACTGACTTAGCCAACCAGGGAAGGTTTGCAAGCACACCTGCTTGTGGGAAAACTTCAAAGTAGGGGCCAAGTGTCACTCACACGCCTGCTACAGTGTCAGGTGTTGCCTGGAACTGTTAGAAAATGGGAGTTTGGGGGAGTTTTTGCTCCCAGCCCAGATCTTTTGAAACAGGAATAGCATAGGAGGCcagttctttgtgtttttgaaacaatttcgcaggggctggggagatggctcggtcagTGCAGTACTTGCCACGCAAGcgtgaagccctgagtttggatctttAGACCTCATGTAAgaagctgggcactgtggcacgTGTCTGCagttccagtgctggggagatgggaggattcctgggcttgctggccagccagtctagctggaCGGTccagctctaggttcagtgagaagccttgtctcaaaggaTAAGGCGAGGAATGATCGAGAAAGACATATAACGTTGTCCTTTGGTCTCCCTCATGCCTCCCCCAGGTGAACACGCACACATATACCCATGGATGCATGCTGATACATGAACACaggtgaacatacatacatacatacatactggcacatacaaacaaaagctcacacacagacacagacatttttttgttttgctttttgtaattttattaatttattcatattacatctcaatggttatcccctcccttgtatcctcccattcctccctccctccctcctattttccccttactcccctcccctatgactgcagACACATACATTTTAACAAATGCCTTTTATTAGCCTATATTAATTCTACATAATaataggtttcattatgacattttcatgcatatgtatgtatatataacgATTTTCGATCACATCAATTCATTGCTCTCTTGTCCCCCTTCAGCCCTGATGACCTTCTTTCTCCCCAATTAGtccccttctgctttcatatttgaccatgctaCTTCTTCCACTATAATTTTGAGTGTTCTAGTTACCTCATATAACTCGCGTAATAGCAGTGCGCACACTGGTTTATTTCGTATAGATGTCTCTATGCATGGTGCAGCGTATATcgggattttttcccccttaaaagctgcatagtattccattgtatagacaGGTGCTCCcttcttcatttgtttatctGGGTATTGGATCGCTTCTCCCTTTGCCTTCTGTGAATTATGCCTTGACAAACAGCATTTGCCTCTTCTGACATCTTGTCTGTCAGTCACGAGATCTGGAGGAGCCTCCTCTCTCACTTATATGCCAAGGCTCAAACCCTCATCAGCTCTTGCTGGGCCTTTCCAGAAGCTTCTTGACCCAGAACCTTGCTCTCCTACCAGTCTGGCATACTGTCCTCTGAAAACTTTCTAGATGCCTGTTTGATATAATTTCCTGCCCAGAACCCCACAGGGCTGCCGTTAGTTGACTCTACCTCAGCTTTTATGTTGCTCACCCACCTGTCCAGTGCTTAGCTCAGCTCCCGGATGCCTTTCCCAGTCTTAGGAGttccttactttgttttttttctcccttgcttttattttgtttttcagcacctttttttttttggggggggggttgtttgtttgtttttgtttattttgtttttctgtttctgttttccttttttggttgcTGTCCATGAAGAGCACAGATTGTTCAAACCACGGAATAAGTAAGGCCAGGCCAGAATAGagaattaaagggaaaagaacagaaaggcgAAAATCACACCCATTTCTAAGTCTGTGTTACTGAGTCTGgatcttttctgtttgcttatttttaaggcCCTGAACATATATTTTGGAATGAAAAACCCTTACTAAGAATTACAAATGTCATACTTTTATTGTTGAAGTCTTAAGTTTGACCCTTGAGACATCAGGAAATGATGTCTTGTATGCTTTGAGTAATGTGATTCTAGATGCCCCAGGAGCTTTGTAGACTTGACTCCCATAACATTCCCTGGGGAGAGGCCATAGCGGCCCAGTCTCTGTGCATGCCACCAGGGCTGTGCTGTCATTCATATTCAGTGCTGTGTGATTGGTCCCAGACTGCCTTGTCTGTGTGCACAGAGGCTGTCTGAAAAAGAGCTGGAATGTCAGGGAAGTTCAGTAGTGACGTGAATACGATGGATCTGTGCATGCACAATACTGGCCTGAGATGATGCCCAGGATGCAGGCTAATGCATGTTTCCAGTGATAAGaaacaaaatctttttgtttagtgagtagagtacttgcccagcatgtaAACAGCCCTGGTTTAGTTCGAGAAAATGCACAAAACCAGGACAATAGTGCAAGCTTGCCAGCCCAGCACTAGAGAAATGGAGGCGAGAGGttcaggaggtcaaggtcatcgtagtgagttcaaggccagtctggactacatgaaaCCCTTATTCTTCCATCCTCATTTTGTTTAGTGTCACTGAGTCAGTCAATCTTCTTATTTAGATCCCTCCATTTAGCCTGCACTGGGGTCGGTGACACAGTGGCAGAAGTGTGGATAAATGGAGGACACAGAGGCCCATGGGCAGCAGGAAGTGATGGACCTCTGTACATCCCACTTTAATGTGTCCATTATGGGCCCACCAAGCAGGGGAGACTTTGCTGCACAAGTTCTGTGTACATGGGTATAACTGGCAGAAGGGACATAGTTCCTGTGGCTGCCCTGTTTCACAGGTgacaaaacagagtcagagaggttAGGTGACTGCTTCTAGGGCTCGTTCAGAGTCTGGTGTATAACAGATGTGACGTAAGCTCTGATGTGTTATGCGGTTGGACCCCATCCCACGCAAAGCACTTACAGGATATTTAAATGCAGCATTTAAACGTGTGTCTTAGGCAGGGTTTCATTGCCGTGAAGAGGCagcatgaccagggcaactcttagTTGGacaacatttagttggggctggcttacggttcagaggttttgtccattatcatcatggcggtgAGCATGGCCGAGTGCaagcacacatggtgctggaggaaccgagagttctacatcttttttttttttttttttttttttaagttggaaaataactttatttgctCTGAGGAGGCCTGTGCCCCCTCAGAACTTCTGAAACTGCTTCTTGGTGCCGGCAGCCTTGGTAACCTTGAGCACATTGAACCGAACGGTCTTGCTCAGGGGCCTGCACTCTCCCACGGTGACGATGTCGCAGATCTGCACATCCCTGAAGCAAGGCGACAGGTGCACAGACATGTTCTTGTGGCGCTTCTCAAAGCGATTGTACTTCCGGATGTAATGGAGGTAGTCCCTGCGGATGACAATGGTCCTCTGCATCTTCATCTTTGTCACCACACCAGACAGGATCCAACCTCGGATGGAGACGTTACCCGTGAAGGGGCATTTCTTGTCTATATAGGTGCCTTCGATGGCCTCCTTGGGCGTCTTGAAGCCTAGACCGATGTTTTTATAGTACCGAGGGAGTTTTTCCTTGCCGGTTTCTCCCAGCAAAACACGTTTCTTGTTTTGAAAGattgtaggttgcttttggtaagcacGCTCCGTCTGAATGTCTGCCATCTTCCCGGCAGCCTGAGAAAAAAgagagccgagagttctacatcttgatctacaagtCGCAAGGAGGAGGCTGGATTCTACACTGcgcagagcttgagcataggagacctcaaagccagtccccatagtgacacacttcctccaatgaggccacgcctactccaacaaggccacacctcctaaaagtgcTACTTCCTATGGGCTAAGAGTTCAGACACATGAATCAATGGGGGGCCAGAgctattcacaccaccacagtaCGCGTGCAGATTTCAAGTCTGAGAACAAGCAATGCATCTGGCTTGGGCTCTTAGAAGGATCCACCCTGGGTAGCTTGTTGGAGGAGGGCGTGAGGGTGTAGAGGTCTTTCATGTGTTTGAGACAGTAAATTGTCTTCTGGAGGAGCCAGCCATTGAGGAGACTGGGCAGCAGTCTGCTCATTACTCCATGTGCTGTAAAGGATGATGGTTTGGGTAAGGTTTGACCTGGTGGAGAGCTGGCAGTAGTGTCAAGTTTCTGTAATCTTAGCACGTAGGATGTGGAGGACCaaaagtttgagaccagccttggctcTGTAGgcaagttcaaggatagcctgggctactacacaagaccctgtctcaaaacaagatcAGGTCATACAGGCTGGCCGCTTAGGACAGAGGGAACAGACAGGCTGGAGGACAGGTGGGTGCTCTTCTTGAAGTGGAATGCAGCTGAGGTGCGGATTGCAGGGGGTTGGGAGCCTGGAGCTAAGGGTCCAAATAGAACGTTGTGTTCGTGCTGGAAGATAGCCCTCCCTCAGGACAACAGCCATGGGGACGATGCTTGAGGAAGCAGTAATAACCCTGCAGAGTCCACAGAGGACTCCTCCTCCTGGGGATGGAGGGTGCCAAGGGCAGCAGTGAGAGATGTGAGACAGGAAATCCAAGTGCGCCGGCTGTGACTCTGTGCAGCCCTGCAGGTTAGGAACTGCAGGGATCTCAGAGGCCAGGGGTCTGGGAATGTGGTAGCACCTGTTTGAGTGCTCTGGATTTGTGCTCCTGGAATGTTGTCACCTGCTTTTGGAGGAAGCAGTGCCTGCTGTGTCCTTGTCACCTTTCTGCTGACTGGCTCGAGCTCAGAGACCCTCGGGCTCTAGGAGCCTTAGGTAGTATTTTCTCCAAGAGTTACACACGTGAACGTGCTGTGCTGTTCTGGGTAGAATGCACGTGCCTTAAACACACCCT from Acomys russatus chromosome 15, mAcoRus1.1, whole genome shotgun sequence includes:
- the LOC127199159 gene encoding 40S ribosomal protein S11-like; translated protein: MADIQTERAYQKQPTIFQNKKRVLLGETGKEKLPRYYKNIGLGFKTPKEAIEGTYIDKKCPFTGNVSIRGWILSGVVTKMKMQRTIVIRRDYLHYIRKYNRFEKRHKNMSVHLSPCFRDVQICDIVTVGECRPLSKTVRFNVLKVTKAAGTKKQFQKF